In one window of Streptomyces griseus subsp. griseus DNA:
- a CDS encoding Na+/H+ antiporter translates to MDALPLVALVAASAAVAGAARRTPIPAPLVLVAVGLVAGLVPGVPTYHLDAHVVLPLLLPPLLYTAAVDSSYLDLRANIRPVALLSVGYTLFATLAVGWLAYLVIPELPLTAALVLGAVIAPPDAVTAAAIARRVGLPARVTTILQGESLVNDATAITAFRVALAAAVGEGMTWAAGIAEFLLAAVGGVGVGLLLMVPLHWLRTHLKEALLQNTLSLLIPFVAYAAAERVHASGVLAVVVVALYLGHRSWQVDFATRLQEAAVWKMVSFILESTVFALIGLQLPFVLKGLEAGGTTAALGYAAIIFVAVVVVRFIWVYPATYLPRRLSRRVREREPGTDWTAPLIVGWAGMRGVVSLAVAFSIPLVTHDGEPFPARNLVLFLTFTTVIATLVIQGLTLPVLVRVLKLPGRDPQTETLIEAQAQSEASVAAEARLEGLLTDPRNSLPPPLADRLRSVLERRRNAVWERLGAADPVTGESADDTYRRLSREMIEAEREVFVRLRDERRIDDEMMRTLLRRLDLEEAAAYRETDDS, encoded by the coding sequence ATGGACGCGCTGCCGCTGGTGGCGCTGGTCGCGGCCAGCGCGGCGGTCGCCGGTGCGGCGCGCCGCACCCCCATTCCCGCCCCGCTCGTCCTGGTCGCCGTGGGCCTTGTCGCGGGCCTGGTGCCGGGCGTTCCTACGTACCACCTGGACGCACACGTCGTCCTCCCGCTGCTGCTGCCCCCGCTGCTCTACACGGCCGCCGTCGACAGCTCCTACCTCGACCTGCGGGCCAACATCCGGCCGGTCGCGCTGCTCTCCGTGGGGTACACCCTCTTCGCGACCCTTGCCGTGGGCTGGCTGGCGTACCTGGTCATTCCGGAGCTGCCGCTGACCGCCGCGCTCGTCCTGGGGGCCGTCATCGCCCCGCCGGACGCCGTGACGGCCGCCGCGATCGCGCGCCGGGTCGGGCTGCCCGCCCGGGTGACGACCATCCTCCAGGGTGAGTCGCTGGTGAACGACGCCACCGCGATCACCGCCTTCCGGGTGGCGCTGGCAGCGGCGGTGGGGGAGGGGATGACGTGGGCCGCCGGGATCGCCGAGTTCCTGCTGGCCGCGGTCGGCGGGGTCGGGGTCGGCCTGCTCCTGATGGTGCCGCTGCACTGGTTGCGCACGCATCTGAAGGAAGCCCTCCTCCAGAACACGCTCTCCCTGCTGATCCCGTTCGTGGCGTACGCGGCGGCCGAACGGGTGCACGCCTCCGGAGTCCTCGCCGTGGTCGTCGTCGCCCTCTATCTGGGACACCGCTCCTGGCAGGTCGACTTCGCCACCCGCCTCCAGGAGGCCGCGGTCTGGAAGATGGTCTCCTTCATCCTGGAGTCCACGGTCTTCGCCCTGATCGGGCTCCAGCTGCCGTTCGTCCTGAAGGGGCTCGAAGCGGGCGGCACGACGGCGGCGCTCGGCTACGCGGCGATCATCTTCGTCGCCGTCGTCGTGGTCCGCTTCATCTGGGTCTACCCGGCCACCTACCTGCCCCGACGGCTCTCCCGGCGGGTACGGGAGCGGGAGCCGGGCACCGACTGGACCGCGCCCCTGATCGTCGGCTGGGCGGGTATGCGCGGGGTCGTCTCGCTCGCCGTCGCCTTCTCCATCCCGCTGGTCACGCACGACGGCGAGCCCTTCCCGGCCCGCAACCTGGTGCTGTTCCTGACCTTCACCACCGTCATCGCCACGCTGGTGATCCAGGGGCTGACCCTGCCCGTCCTCGTCCGCGTGCTGAAGCTGCCGGGGCGCGACCCGCAGACCGAGACCCTCATCGAGGCGCAGGCCCAGAGCGAGGCGTCGGTCGCCGCCGAGGCCCGCCTTGAGGGGCTGCTCACCGACCCGCGCAACAGCCTGCCGCCCCCGCTGGCCGACCGGCTCCGCAGCGTGCTGGAGCGCCGCCGCAACGCCGTGTGGGAGCGGCTGGGAGCGGCCGACCCGGTCACCGGGGAGTCGGCGGACGACACCTACCGGAGGCTCTCCCGCGAGATGATCGAGGCCGAACGGGAGGTCTTCGTCCGGCTCCGGGACGAGCGGCGGATCGACGACGAGATGATGCGTACGCTGCTGCGCCGGCTGGACCTGGAGGAGGCGGCCGCCTACCGGGAGACGGACGACTCCTGA
- a CDS encoding UBP-type zinc finger domain-containing protein, translating to MSECAHVADLPRPEPVPLGDTCPECLAAGTHPVQLRLCLTCGHVGCCDSSPLRHATGHFRETGHPVMRSFEPGESWRWCFEDGSIV from the coding sequence ATGAGCGAGTGTGCGCACGTAGCGGATCTGCCACGCCCCGAGCCCGTACCGCTCGGGGACACCTGCCCCGAGTGCCTGGCCGCGGGCACCCACCCCGTGCAGCTGCGGCTCTGCCTGACCTGCGGGCACGTCGGCTGCTGCGATTCCTCACCTCTGCGGCACGCTACCGGGCACTTCCGGGAGACCGGCCATCCGGTGATGCGGAGCTTCGAGCCGGGCGAGAGCTGGCGCTGGTGCTTCGAGGACGGTTCGATCGTCTGA
- a CDS encoding family 2B encapsulin nanocompartment shell protein: MSVGEEVRDTQAPPQQSLGTAAARNLATTTKSAPQMQEITSRWLLKMLPWVQVQGGTYRVNRRLSYSVGDGRVTFVQTGDRVAVIPAELGELPALRNFGDEEVLTELARRCEQRDVAAGEVLAAQGDAADRVFLLAHGKVEKIGTSLYGDEAELEVLADGAYFGDQSLVDGDAVWEYTARAVTACTLLTLSRADVFNLAERAEPLRAHLAGLLTIPHQRTNKYGEAEIDLSAGHVGEAVVPHTFVDYDAAPREYELSVAQTVLKVHSRVADLYNQPMNQTEQQLRLTVEALRERQEHELINNREFGLLNNCDYGQRLQPHDGAPSPDDMDELLSRRRGSKLFLAHPRAIAAFGRECNRRGLVPESVDIGGHHVPAWRGVPIFPSNKIPVTDARTTSIICMRTGEAEQGVIGLQQTGIPDEIEPSLSVRFMGIDEQAIISYLVTAYYSAAILVPDALGVLENVEVSRWR; this comes from the coding sequence ATGTCCGTTGGTGAAGAGGTTCGCGACACGCAGGCGCCGCCGCAGCAGAGTCTGGGGACGGCAGCTGCGCGGAACCTCGCGACGACCACCAAATCCGCGCCGCAGATGCAGGAGATCACCTCACGGTGGCTGCTGAAGATGCTGCCGTGGGTGCAGGTACAGGGCGGTACGTACCGGGTGAACCGTCGGCTCAGCTATTCGGTCGGTGACGGCCGGGTGACGTTCGTCCAGACCGGGGACCGGGTGGCCGTGATCCCCGCCGAGCTGGGGGAGCTGCCCGCTCTGCGCAACTTCGGGGACGAGGAGGTCCTCACCGAGCTCGCCCGCAGGTGCGAGCAGCGGGATGTGGCCGCGGGGGAGGTGCTCGCCGCGCAGGGGGACGCGGCGGACCGGGTCTTCCTGCTGGCCCACGGCAAGGTCGAGAAGATCGGCACCAGTCTCTACGGGGACGAGGCGGAGCTCGAAGTCCTCGCCGACGGCGCGTACTTCGGCGACCAGAGCCTCGTCGACGGCGACGCCGTCTGGGAGTACACGGCCCGGGCCGTGACCGCGTGCACGCTGCTGACGCTCAGCCGTGCGGACGTGTTCAATCTGGCGGAGCGCGCGGAGCCGCTCCGCGCCCATCTCGCCGGTCTGCTCACGATCCCGCATCAGCGGACCAACAAGTACGGCGAGGCGGAGATCGACCTCTCCGCCGGCCATGTCGGCGAGGCCGTGGTCCCGCACACCTTCGTCGACTACGACGCCGCCCCCCGCGAGTACGAGCTGAGCGTCGCCCAGACGGTGCTCAAGGTGCACAGCAGGGTCGCCGACCTCTACAACCAGCCGATGAACCAGACCGAGCAGCAGCTGCGGCTCACGGTCGAGGCGCTCCGCGAGCGCCAGGAGCACGAGCTGATCAACAACCGGGAGTTCGGCCTCCTCAACAACTGCGACTACGGCCAGCGGCTCCAGCCGCACGACGGGGCGCCCAGCCCCGACGACATGGACGAGCTGCTCTCCCGCCGGCGCGGATCGAAGCTCTTCCTCGCCCACCCGCGCGCCATCGCCGCCTTCGGCCGCGAGTGCAACCGGCGCGGACTGGTCCCGGAGAGCGTGGACATCGGCGGCCACCACGTGCCGGCCTGGCGCGGGGTGCCGATCTTCCCGTCCAACAAGATCCCGGTCACCGACGCCCGTACGACCTCCATCATCTGCATGAGGACCGGCGAGGCCGAACAGGGCGTCATCGGCCTCCAGCAGACCGGCATCCCGGACGAGATCGAGCCGAGCCTCTCGGTCCGCTTCATGGGCATCGACGAGCAGGCGATCATCTCCTACCTGGTGACCGCGTACTACTCCGCCGCCATCCTGGTACCGGACGCCCTCGGCGTACTGGAGAACGTGGAGGTGAGCCGCTGGCGCTGA
- a CDS encoding anti-sigma regulatory factor, which translates to MSQIAGEPGNQDFVEVRLPAAGAYLSVLRTATAGLAARLDFTLDEIEDLRIAVDEACAILLQQAVPGSVLSCVFRLIDDSLEVTVSAPTTDGRAPERDTFAWTVLSALAGKVDSTVADDRTVSISLYKQRGAGPGPA; encoded by the coding sequence GTGTCCCAGATCGCAGGCGAGCCCGGGAATCAGGACTTCGTAGAGGTCCGGCTGCCCGCTGCGGGTGCCTACCTGTCGGTGCTGCGAACGGCCACGGCCGGTCTCGCAGCGCGTTTGGACTTCACTCTCGACGAGATCGAGGATCTTCGTATCGCGGTCGACGAGGCCTGCGCGATCCTGCTTCAGCAGGCCGTGCCCGGCTCCGTCCTCAGCTGCGTGTTCCGTCTCATCGACGACTCTCTCGAGGTGACGGTGTCGGCCCCCACGACGGACGGCCGCGCACCCGAGCGCGACACCTTCGCCTGGACGGTGCTCTCCGCACTGGCCGGCAAGGTCGACTCGACGGTCGCCGACGACCGTACGGTCAGCATCAGCCTCTACAAACAGCGCGGCGCGGGCCCCGGGCCGGCGTGA
- a CDS encoding WhiB family transcriptional regulator, translating into MDWRHNAVCREEDPELFFPIGNTGPALLQIEEAKAVCRRCPVMEQCLQWALESGQDSGVWGGLSEDERRAMKRRAARNRARNASA; encoded by the coding sequence ATGGACTGGCGTCACAACGCCGTTTGTCGTGAGGAAGACCCCGAGCTGTTCTTCCCCATCGGCAACACCGGTCCTGCGCTGCTGCAGATCGAGGAAGCCAAGGCCGTCTGCCGTCGCTGCCCCGTCATGGAGCAGTGCCTGCAGTGGGCGCTCGAGTCCGGCCAGGACTCCGGCGTCTGGGGTGGCCTCAGCGAGGACGAGCGCCGCGCGATGAAGCGCCGTGCCGCTCGCAACCGGGCGCGTAACGCCAGCGCCTGA
- a CDS encoding sensor histidine kinase: MNDLVRQHTALSDTDLEWLHLLVSEWQLLSDLSFADLVLWVPTRDGTRYVSVAQMRPNTGPTSYQDDMVGHLVPRGRRPLLDAALDEGRIVREGDPEWREEVPVRVESIPVRREGRVLGVIARNTNLLTVRTPSRLELTYLQSASDLAQMIAAGAFPFPGQQVDMDASPRVGDGLIRLDADGVVQYASPNGLSAYHRLGLASDLVGHHLGTTTAELAPSRGPVDEALVKVASGYAPREFEVEGEGGVIQLRAIPLKPKGVRIGSLVLLRDVTELRRRERELITKDATIREIHHRVKNNLQTVAALLRLQARRMDSEQGREALNEAVRRVGSIAIVHETLSQNLDERVEFDEIADRVIAMVSEISPGKVTCRRTGRFGILDAEVATPLSMVLTEVLQNALEHAFAVADQGTVEVSAVRGGSPAEGRLLITVTDDGRGLPEGFDPQRTGNLGLQIVRTLVEGELGGTFGMVPAPERGTQVVLDLPVRGDK; encoded by the coding sequence ATGAACGATCTCGTCCGCCAGCACACCGCTCTGAGCGACACCGACCTCGAGTGGCTCCATCTGCTGGTCTCGGAGTGGCAGCTGCTCTCCGACCTCTCCTTCGCCGACCTCGTGCTGTGGGTGCCCACCCGGGACGGCACACGGTACGTCTCCGTCGCCCAGATGCGGCCCAACACCGGCCCCACCTCCTACCAGGACGACATGGTGGGCCACCTGGTGCCGCGCGGCCGCCGGCCGCTGCTGGACGCGGCGCTGGACGAGGGCCGGATCGTGCGGGAGGGCGACCCGGAGTGGCGCGAGGAGGTTCCCGTACGGGTCGAGTCCATCCCCGTACGTCGTGAGGGCCGGGTCCTCGGGGTGATCGCCCGCAACACCAACCTGCTCACCGTGCGCACCCCCTCCCGGCTGGAGCTCACCTACCTCCAGTCCGCCTCCGACCTGGCCCAGATGATCGCCGCCGGGGCCTTCCCCTTCCCCGGCCAGCAGGTCGACATGGACGCCTCCCCGCGCGTCGGCGACGGCCTGATCCGGCTGGACGCCGACGGGGTCGTCCAGTACGCCAGCCCCAACGGCCTCTCCGCCTACCACCGTCTCGGCCTCGCCTCCGACCTGGTCGGCCACCACCTCGGCACCACCACCGCCGAACTGGCGCCCTCCCGGGGCCCGGTGGACGAAGCCCTGGTGAAGGTGGCCAGCGGGTACGCGCCGCGCGAGTTCGAGGTGGAGGGCGAGGGCGGGGTGATCCAGCTGCGGGCCATTCCGCTCAAGCCCAAGGGCGTCCGCATCGGCTCGCTGGTCCTGCTCCGGGACGTCACCGAACTCCGTCGTCGCGAACGCGAGTTGATCACCAAGGACGCGACCATCCGGGAGATCCACCACCGGGTGAAGAACAACCTCCAGACGGTGGCCGCCCTGTTGCGCCTCCAGGCCCGCCGGATGGATTCCGAACAGGGGCGCGAGGCGCTCAACGAGGCGGTGCGGCGCGTCGGTTCGATCGCCATCGTCCACGAGACGCTGTCGCAGAACCTGGACGAGCGCGTCGAGTTCGACGAGATCGCCGACCGGGTCATCGCGATGGTCTCCGAGATCTCACCCGGCAAGGTGACCTGCCGGCGCACCGGACGCTTCGGCATCCTGGACGCCGAGGTCGCCACCCCGCTCTCCATGGTGCTCACCGAAGTCCTGCAGAACGCCCTGGAACACGCGTTCGCGGTGGCGGACCAGGGCACGGTGGAGGTCTCCGCCGTGCGCGGCGGCTCACCGGCCGAGGGCCGGCTGCTCATCACCGTCACCGACGACGGGCGCGGTCTGCCCGAGGGGTTCGACCCGCAGCGGACCGGCAATCTGGGGCTCCAGATCGTACGGACGCTGGTGGAGGGGGAGTTGGGCGGCACGTTCGGCATGGTCCCGGCCCCGGAGCGCGGCACCCAGGTGGTGCTGGACCTGCCGGTACGCGGCGACAAGTAG
- a CDS encoding RNA polymerase sigma factor SigF produces the protein MSDGNGDGPVRDETIRSGVVRPAGIPEQQARPHPVDGADGPESLNVAVEQAQERAGQMSEHGHHDPHDRSGARALFIELRELPDGSAEKAELRNRLVRMHLPLVEHLARRFRNRGEPLDDLTQVATIGLIKSVDRFDPDRGVEFSTYATPTVVGEIKRHFRDKGWAVRVPRRLQELRLSLTTATAELSQQHGRSPTVHELAERLGISEEEVLEGLESANAYSTLSLDVPDTDDESPAVADTLGSEDEALEGVEYRESLKPLLEDLPPREKRILLLRFFGNMTQSQIAQEVGISQMHVSRLLARTLAQLRERLLVEE, from the coding sequence GTGAGCGACGGGAACGGGGACGGTCCTGTGCGGGACGAGACGATCCGATCCGGGGTGGTGCGACCGGCAGGCATCCCGGAGCAACAGGCCCGGCCGCATCCGGTGGACGGAGCGGACGGGCCTGAGAGCCTCAACGTCGCGGTGGAGCAGGCGCAGGAGCGGGCGGGCCAGATGAGCGAGCACGGGCACCACGATCCACACGACCGCAGCGGGGCCCGGGCCCTGTTCATCGAGTTGCGGGAGCTTCCCGACGGCTCGGCGGAGAAGGCGGAGCTGCGCAATCGGCTGGTGCGGATGCACCTGCCGCTGGTGGAGCACCTCGCCCGCCGCTTCCGCAACCGCGGGGAGCCGCTGGACGACCTGACGCAGGTCGCCACCATCGGGCTGATCAAGTCGGTGGACCGGTTCGACCCGGACCGGGGCGTGGAGTTCTCGACGTACGCGACCCCCACGGTCGTCGGCGAGATCAAGCGCCACTTCCGGGACAAGGGCTGGGCGGTGCGGGTGCCGCGCCGCCTCCAGGAGCTGCGGCTCTCCCTGACCACGGCCACGGCGGAGCTCTCCCAGCAGCACGGCCGCTCGCCGACCGTGCACGAGCTGGCCGAGCGGCTGGGCATCTCCGAGGAGGAGGTGCTGGAGGGCCTGGAGTCGGCCAACGCGTACAGCACGCTCTCGCTGGACGTGCCGGACACGGACGACGAGTCCCCGGCGGTCGCGGACACGCTGGGTTCGGAGGACGAGGCGCTGGAGGGCGTGGAGTACCGGGAGTCGCTCAAGCCGCTCCTGGAGGACCTCCCACCGCGCGAGAAGCGGATCCTGCTGCTGCGCTTCTTCGGGAACATGACCCAGTCGCAGATCGCCCAGGAGGTCGGTATCTCACAGATGCACGTCTCCCGGCTGCTGGCCCGCACCCTGGCCCAGCTGCGCGAGCGGCTGCTCGTCGAGGAGTAG
- a CDS encoding globin domain-containing protein yields MLSDRSTATVRATLPAVGAAIGDIADLFYEKLFEAHPELLRDLFNRGNQASGDQRRALAGSIAAFATALVEHPGTRPDVMLNRIAHKHASLGVTPGQYEVVHTHLFAAITDVLGDAVTPEVAAAWDEVYWLMANALISVEARLYAQQGVVAGDVWREWEVAARIEENEDVATFHLRPADSGDAPAFRPGQYVSVQVELADGARQIRQYSLASSPGSRLRSITVKRVRGERTPDGEVSRLLHEHTRAGDRLRVSVPYGDLVLDHLDAPLLLASAGIGCTPMLSMLEHLGEQGHDRPVTVVHGDRSPADHALRAHHIRLTEKLPAAEPHFWYESPEAGHPAHRTGLVDLNGITVLPGTHAYLCGPLPFMRTVRTRLLDAGVRPADIHYEVFGPDLWLAST; encoded by the coding sequence ATGCTCTCCGACCGGTCCACCGCCACCGTCCGTGCCACCCTCCCCGCCGTCGGCGCGGCTATCGGGGACATCGCCGACCTCTTCTACGAGAAGCTCTTCGAGGCCCACCCTGAGCTGCTGCGCGATCTGTTCAACCGGGGCAACCAGGCCTCCGGCGACCAGCGCAGGGCCCTGGCCGGATCCATCGCCGCGTTCGCGACCGCGCTGGTCGAACACCCCGGCACCCGGCCCGATGTGATGCTGAACCGCATCGCCCACAAGCACGCCTCCCTGGGGGTCACCCCGGGGCAGTACGAGGTCGTCCACACCCATCTCTTCGCCGCGATCACCGACGTACTGGGTGACGCGGTCACCCCTGAGGTCGCCGCGGCCTGGGACGAGGTCTACTGGCTGATGGCGAACGCCCTCATCTCCGTCGAGGCGCGGCTCTACGCCCAGCAGGGTGTGGTCGCGGGCGACGTGTGGCGGGAGTGGGAGGTCGCCGCCCGGATCGAGGAGAACGAGGACGTCGCCACCTTCCACCTCCGCCCGGCGGACAGCGGTGACGCTCCCGCCTTCCGGCCCGGCCAGTACGTCTCCGTACAGGTCGAACTGGCGGACGGGGCCCGGCAGATACGCCAGTACAGCCTCGCCTCCTCCCCCGGCTCCCGGCTGCGCTCCATCACGGTCAAGCGGGTGCGCGGGGAGCGGACGCCCGACGGCGAGGTCTCCCGCCTGCTGCACGAGCACACCCGCGCGGGCGACCGGCTGCGCGTCTCCGTCCCCTACGGGGACCTGGTCCTCGACCACCTGGACGCACCCCTGCTGCTGGCCTCGGCGGGGATCGGCTGCACGCCCATGCTGTCGATGCTGGAGCACCTGGGCGAGCAGGGCCACGACCGCCCGGTCACCGTGGTGCACGGCGACCGCTCCCCCGCCGACCACGCCCTGCGCGCCCACCACATCCGGCTGACGGAGAAGCTCCCGGCCGCCGAACCGCACTTCTGGTACGAGTCCCCGGAGGCCGGCCACCCGGCCCACCGCACCGGCCTCGTCGACCTGAACGGCATCACCGTGCTGCCGGGCACCCACGCCTACCTCTGCGGCCCGCTCCCCTTCATGCGTACGGTGCGCACCCGGCTGCTGGACGCGGGGGTGCGCCCGGCCGACATCCACTACGAGGTGTTCGGCCCGGACCTGTGGCTGGCGAGCACCTGA
- a CDS encoding diacylglycerol/lipid kinase family protein, giving the protein MRALLVVNPAATTTSARTRDVLIHALASEMKLEAVTTEYRGHARDLGRRAADSDDIDLVVALGGDGTVNEVVNGLLHRGPDVDSLPKLAVVPGGSTNVFARALGLPNDAVEATGAILDALENRTERTVGLGLAAGTPGTEDESVPERWFTFCAGLGFDAGVVGRVEQKREHGKRSTHALYVRQVVRQFLNEAHRRHGTITLDVPGQDPVTDLALSIICNTAPWTYLGNRPVYASPKASFDTALDVLGLKRLSTAAVAMYGTQLLTSSPDRGPRGKHAVSRHDLTDFTLHSKVPLPFQMDGDHLGLRTSVTFTGVRRALRVIV; this is encoded by the coding sequence ATGCGCGCACTCCTCGTGGTCAACCCGGCAGCTACCACCACCAGTGCCCGCACCCGTGACGTTCTCATCCACGCCCTGGCCAGCGAGATGAAGCTGGAGGCGGTGACCACGGAGTACCGGGGTCACGCGCGGGATCTGGGGCGGCGGGCGGCCGACAGCGACGACATCGACCTCGTGGTCGCCCTCGGCGGCGACGGCACGGTGAACGAGGTCGTGAACGGGCTGCTGCACCGGGGCCCGGACGTGGACAGCCTGCCGAAGCTCGCCGTCGTCCCCGGCGGCTCCACCAATGTCTTCGCGCGCGCCCTGGGGCTGCCGAACGACGCGGTGGAGGCGACCGGCGCGATCCTGGACGCCCTGGAGAACCGGACCGAACGCACGGTCGGTCTGGGCCTGGCGGCCGGCACCCCGGGAACCGAGGACGAATCCGTACCAGAACGCTGGTTCACTTTCTGTGCCGGTCTCGGTTTCGACGCCGGAGTGGTCGGCCGGGTCGAACAGAAACGCGAGCACGGCAAGCGGTCGACACATGCGCTGTACGTACGCCAGGTGGTGCGCCAGTTCCTGAACGAGGCCCACCGCAGACACGGGACGATCACGCTGGACGTGCCCGGCCAGGACCCGGTGACCGACCTCGCGCTCTCCATAATCTGCAACACCGCCCCCTGGACCTACCTGGGGAATCGTCCGGTGTACGCCTCCCCGAAGGCCTCCTTCGACACCGCTCTGGACGTCCTCGGACTGAAGCGTCTCTCCACCGCCGCGGTCGCCATGTACGGCACCCAACTGCTCACTTCGAGCCCTGACAGAGGGCCGCGCGGGAAGCACGCTGTTTCACGCCATGACCTCACGGACTTCACCTTGCATTCAAAGGTCCCACTGCCCTTCCAGATGGACGGCGACCACCTGGGACTGCGTACGAGCGTGACGTTCACAGGCGTACGCCGTGCACTGCGTGTGATTGTGTGA
- a CDS encoding RrF2 family transcriptional regulator: MRLTRYTDVALRVLMRLAVTEGADPPTTREVAGIMRVPYTHTAKVVARLQHLGLLDARRGRGGGLTLTSAGHSASIGALVRELEGTDDVVECEGTTPCPLRSGCRLRGALRKAQEAFYASLDPITVTDLVASPTGPLLLGIDSGPPPD, from the coding sequence ATGCGGCTAACCCGGTACACCGACGTGGCGCTCCGCGTCCTCATGCGGCTGGCGGTCACCGAAGGTGCGGACCCGCCCACCACGCGCGAGGTCGCGGGCATCATGCGGGTGCCCTACACGCACACCGCCAAGGTCGTGGCCCGCCTCCAGCATCTCGGCCTGCTGGACGCCCGGCGCGGCCGGGGCGGCGGACTCACCCTCACCTCAGCCGGGCACTCCGCCTCGATCGGCGCTCTCGTGCGCGAACTGGAGGGCACGGACGACGTCGTGGAGTGCGAGGGCACCACACCCTGCCCGCTGCGCTCCGGCTGCCGGCTGCGCGGCGCCCTGCGGAAGGCCCAGGAGGCCTTCTACGCCTCACTCGACCCGATCACCGTCACCGACCTGGTCGCCTCCCCCACCGGCCCCCTGCTGCTCGGCATCGACAGCGGACCGCCGCCGGACTGA
- a CDS encoding 1-aminocyclopropane-1-carboxylate deaminase/D-cysteine desulfhydrase: protein MNRPETLLRPRVPSPLQEARDDRFARRGITLLLKRDDLIHSDLPGNKWRKLALNLEAAAGRTVLTFGGAYSNHLRATAAAGRLLGFPTIGVVRGDELAHRPLNPSLARCAADGMRLHFVDRTTYRAKASPEVLEGLLRLYGDVEVIPEGGSNALAAQGCAALGRELRGLTDVAAVACGTGGTLAGLAAGLAEGQRALGVPVVRGGFLGATVTALHDEAFGGQAGDWSLDERFTFGGYARTTAELDAFAADFEDRHGLPVERVYVAKLLFALTALAEEGAFAPGTRVSAVITGTPDPWSPQESSVSR, encoded by the coding sequence GTGAACCGCCCCGAGACCCTTCTGCGCCCCCGGGTCCCGTCCCCGCTCCAGGAGGCCCGGGACGACCGCTTCGCCCGGCGCGGGATCACGCTGCTCCTCAAGCGGGACGACCTGATCCACTCCGATCTGCCGGGCAACAAGTGGCGCAAACTCGCCCTCAACCTGGAGGCGGCCGCCGGGCGGACCGTGCTGACGTTCGGCGGTGCCTACTCCAACCACCTGCGGGCCACCGCGGCGGCCGGCCGGCTGCTGGGCTTTCCCACCATCGGGGTGGTGCGCGGCGACGAGCTGGCGCACCGCCCGCTCAACCCCTCGCTCGCCCGGTGCGCCGCCGACGGCATGCGCCTGCACTTCGTGGACCGTACGACCTACCGGGCGAAGGCCTCACCCGAGGTCCTGGAGGGGCTGCTGAGGCTGTACGGGGACGTCGAGGTGATCCCGGAGGGCGGCAGCAACGCCCTGGCCGCACAGGGCTGCGCAGCGCTGGGGCGCGAGTTGCGCGGGCTCACCGATGTGGCGGCCGTGGCCTGCGGGACCGGCGGCACCCTCGCCGGGCTCGCGGCCGGGCTGGCGGAGGGACAGCGTGCCCTGGGTGTACCGGTGGTGCGCGGCGGCTTCCTCGGGGCGACCGTGACCGCGCTCCATGACGAGGCGTTCGGCGGCCAGGCCGGGGACTGGTCCCTCGACGAACGCTTCACCTTCGGCGGCTACGCCCGTACGACGGCGGAACTGGACGCCTTCGCCGCCGACTTCGAGGACCGGCACGGGCTGCCGGTGGAGCGGGTCTACGTCGCCAAGCTGCTGTTCGCGCTGACGGCCCTGGCCGAGGAGGGCGCTTTCGCTCCGGGCACCCGGGTGAGCGCGGTGATCACCGGCACACCGGACCCGTGGAGCCCTCAGGAGTCGTCCGTCTCCCGGTAG